In Clostridium ljungdahlii DSM 13528, the genomic window ATATTCCTATCTTTTTCGTAACTTTTAAAATTTGATTTTCTTCTTCATCTGTAAATATTCCACCAAAATTTATATTTAAATCTAAAACACCCTTTTCTTCTGCATACTTTGTTATATGTGAAAGTACCGTAGATACAGTAATTTGCCTGTCTTTTGCTATTTGTTCAAGGTCTTTGTGCTCTTTAATCATCTCTGCCGTTATTTCATGAGTTTTTAGTTTTAAATTTTTGCCTTCTTTGACATTTTTATCGTTTTTTAACTCATTTTTAAAAATCCACTGTGGTTTAATTTTACTTTCATCCATGTAGTTTTTTATAGCTTCTAAAAATCTTTCACCATATTTTTTTAATTTCAATTGACCTACACCAGATACATCCATCATCTGCTCAAAATTTATAGGACACCTGCTGCTAAGTTCCTTTAACGTAGTATCCGGGAATATCAAATAAGGAGGTATGGATTCCTCTCCTGCTATTTCCCTCCTTAAAACTCTCAAAATTTCAAATAGATCATTATTTAAAGTAATCTTTTTAGCCTTAACAATTTCCTTTAAGGTTACTTTTTCTTCTCCCTTTAGAACCTTTATGGATCTAGGATTCAATATCACAGTAGGATATTCTCCTTCTTTTAATGAAATGTACCCATGAGCTATAAGTGTATTTATGAAATTTGAAAGTTCTTCCTTTGAATAATTTTTCATTATTCCATGAGTAGACAACTTATCAAATCCGTACTGAATCACTTTTCTCTGTGAGGAACCTCTAAGTACATCTACTATCATATTTACTCCAAATTCTCTTTTCATTCTATATATACAGGAAAGTACTTTTTGGCAATCTATAGTTTTATCTACATATTCTCCTTCACTTACACAATTGCTGCAATTCCCACATTCTTCATAATCCACTTGTTCTCCAAAATAATTTAATATATACTTTCGTAAACATCCATTGTAATGTACAAAATCTATCATTTGTTGAAGTTTTTTATATTCATTTAATCTTCTTTCAGGAGATTGAATACTTGTTTCAATAAGATACTTTTGGGTAATAACATCCTGGGGAGCAAACATTAAAATGCAGTCGCTTTTCTCTCCATCACGACCAGCCCTGCCTATTTCTTGGTAATAGCTTTCTATGTTCTTAGGCATATTGTAATGAATAACATATCTTACATTTGACTTATCGATACCCATTCCAAATGCATTTGTCGCAACTATTACATTTACTCTGTCATATACGAAATCCTCTTGATTATTTTTTCTCTCTTTATCAGAAAGACCTGCATGATATCTAGCAACAGCTATATTATTTTCTTTAAGCCTTTCATATATGCTATCCACTTCTTTTCTAGTAGCTGCATATACTATGCCAGATTGTTCTTCATTAGTTTTTATGTATTTTAGCATATACCCTAATCTATTTCCAATTTTCAAACATCCAATTTTCAAATTTTCTCTATCAAAACCAGATATGAAAACCTCAGGTTTATTCAGCTTTATTTGATTTACAATATCTTCTCTAACCTCTTTAGTAGCCGTAGCTGTAAAAGCTGTAACTACGGGTCTTTTAGAAAAGCTTTCTATAAATTTCCATATATATGTATAGCTAGTTCTAAAATCATGTCCCCACTGGGAAACACAATGTGCTTCATCTACTGCTATTTGAGATACTTCTATGCTTTTTATAATCTGGCAGAATTCAGAAGACTCCAACCTTTCCGGTGCTACATACAGCATTTTTATATTTCCTGCAATTAAGCTTTCACATATATGCAAAATATCCTGGTGTGAAATAGAACTGTTTATATAAGCTGCCCCTATACCTAAATCCTTTATGTTATCTACTTGATCTTTCATAAGTGAAATAAGTGGAGATATTACAACTGTTACCCCCTTAAATAACACTGCTGGTATCTGATAACATATGGATTTACCTCCTCCAGTGGGCATTACAGCTAGCGTATCCTTCCCCTTTAGTATACTTTCAATTACCTTTCCTTGATCCTTCCTAAAGTCACTATACCCATAATATTTATGTAGAATTTCCAAAGCACTACTAAGCAATGATTTCACCCCTGTAACATAATCTATTTTTATTATAGCATAGAGATATTATAATATCCTGATTTGCACTTTTAAAAAATAAGCATCCTTCCTCACTACAACTGCACTGTACTTGTAATTAGTAACTATATGTTCTATAGAATCATAGTATTTTTTATCTATAGAGTATACAACCTGTTGATTTTTATCTATCAGACTGTAGGCACCCTGTTCCTTCTTTATATATAAATTATCCCACTCTTCAATTTCTACTGCACTTTTAGGGATATCAAATAGTATACCCCTTGATTTCAATATTTGCAAAAGATAGGAATAAACTTCATCATAGGATTTTTCCTTTGCAATAAGTTTCTCCTTAATAGCTGAAAGTTTATCTAATTTTTCTTCTTCCTTCTTTAATTGAATCTCTAATTTTTCTTTTTTTGTTCCTAAATCTTGAACTCTATTTTGTTTATTTTCAGTATAGTTTTTTATAAATTTATGCAGCATATTCTCATTTTCATTCACAAATATTCCTCTTTTCACACTTGTTAATATATAGCTGTTGCACTGTAAATCATAATTATATAAAATTATTATAGAGGTGTCTAAAATGGATAAAGTATATACCTTAATATTAAAGTATATAAAAAAAATTAAAAAGTCAATTATTTTTGGTATGCAAAATTTGAATTTGTTTTTTGATAAGAAAAAAACTATTGATACTGCATATAAACCTATGTTAGATGAAAAATTGAAGGAAGTAAAAGATTTAAAGGATAAATTAAATGTCATGCAAAATAATAATGCCTCTTTCGAAAAACAAATCAAACATTTAAGAGGCTCTATGATGAAAAAAGAAAAACTTATAAAAAATCTCCAGGACATTATATCCCAAAGGCAAAATTAATACTTGTATTCTATTATATCAAAATAAAGGAGAGACATACTTCCCTCCTTTATTTTAACAACCTTGGTATACCTTGCTATAAAAACTTATCCATTAACAAATAAATTTTGTTTAAAAGATCTTCCACAGAATGACGTCTGCTTCTTCCACATACTTTTGCATTTTCACCGCATAAAAGACATTTTCTCTCACTTACACCTAAGTCTGTCCTACTAATCTGCTTTCCAGCTTTAGTGAATACATCAAAATCAAATATTCTTCCAAGCTCATGGTTTTCTTCAATAGATACAGTAATTTTTTTTACACTAATCGCATCTGCATCTACATTTAAAAATGCCTCATCACCGGCAGCAGAACTATTTAACATTTTGTGAAGTATATCTATATTATTCTCTTTTAACTCTTCTTCCAGCAAGCAAATCCCCTTTTTATGAAGCTTAGCAAAGGATTCATTATTTTTTTCTGCTCCTGGTATATTTAATGTAAATGAAATTAGTGTGGTTTTAAATATATTCAATAATTCTTTTTGAATTTGTGCCCTTTTTTCTTTAGCTTTAAGTATTTCATCAAGGATATTGCTTGCATTTTTCATAATTATTACCTCACTATTTTACTTGCTTTATAACATCGATACTAATACATATTTAAAAGTTTTACAATCGTTTTTTTAATTATTTAAGTATTTATAGAATTTTAATACCATTTATACTTTAATTTCTAATGTAACATTCTCATTAAGAATATAGCCCATGTAACTGTAGCAGCTCCACCAAGTCTTGTTGCTACCTGTGCAAATGGCATAAGTTCAAGACGGTTTCCTGCAGTAAGTATTGCTACATCACCTGTACCACCCTGTCCACTGTTACATGAAGTTACCATAGCAGACTCTACTGGATTCATATTAAGCATTTTACCTACAAAGAATTCTACTACAACAACAGTAAGTACAGTACAGAATATAGTAACTAAACAAGCTGGATTTGTTATAACTGCTACAAGATTTTTCCATGGTGTCATAGCAACACCAACACCAAGCAATAATGGTACGGTTATACCTGTTACTGTAAATCTAAAAATAGCATGTCCGCCTTCTTCTATACTTTTGGGAATAATACCAAGTGCTTTTGATATTACAGCAGCAAGTAACATAACTATAGGAGCAGGAAGTCCAATTACAGAATTTATGTATACCCCAAATAGATAAAGTGTTAAAGCTAATATTCCAGCAACAATCATAGTAGAAAGTTCAACTGGTCCATCTTTCTTCTTCTTAGCATATTTTAATATATCATCATCGTCTGATTTAAGTAATTGTCCATTACCTGATAATTCAGGTCTCACCTCACCTATATTAATAATGGTATAAGCAATACTAATTGCTGTTGATAGCCATCCCAAAAGCATTACCTTTAACATATGAGATGTTTTAAAATAAATTGGACGGTTACCCAGTGAAGTGGTGAACTAAAAATTAACTTACTACTTATAAAATACTCTATCTTATATAGCTAATAGTTAATGCATGATGATGAAATAGATAATACTCGTTACCACAGCAGTTCCAACGCACACAGGCAATCCAACAAAGAATTCCTTGGAAAACATTGAATCTCGTTCTTTTTCCGGTGTAAATCCAAGTACCATAGCGCCTCCTGCAGAAAATGGAGAAATACCAGTAGCTAGTCCACCAATCGTCATGCATGTATACAGTAAAATAGGATTTAAGCCTGTAATATGTGAAACGGAAGCAATAATAGGGAAAAGCGCTGGGGCAACAACACCGACAAAGCTACCACCAAACATATTCAAGATTGCTGCCACAAGGCATAGTGCAATTGGCACTAAGAATACTGGGATACTGGTACCAACCCAGTTTGCAAGGAGTTTCACAGTTCCGGCTTTTACGGCAACTGCCACCAACATTCCCATGCCGGAAATCATAATCAATGTGTTCCAAGGCACTTTTGCAATGACACTTTTTTCATCACCGAGATGGAGAACAAAGGCTATAACGGTAAAGATAATTGCAATAAGTCCCACATCTACGCTTGAATTAATGAATGTAATAGAACCACTTGAAGGAACAACCAAGTGCAGTATTGGAGGTATAAGCAATATAATTACAAATATAAAAATTAGGATAAGATTTGTTTTTTGTTTTTTGTCAAATGGCTTAGATTTTTGTATGTCCATTGTTTCTAGTATTTCAATATTGCCACCTGATGCTTGTTTCCTTTTCTTGTTGGACAAATGCATCAATAGCATAATGATTAAACAAGTCATTACCAAATATACTACAAAAATACTGACAGAAGCAACAAACGCTAAATTACTTGAAAAACCCTCGCTTGTAATCAGATTCCTGTAAATAACACCGTTTAGACCAATCATAAAATTGGAACCAACCTGTCCACCACAATCAGCACACAAAGCACCTACGAGAGGATTGATTTTAATCTTTTTACAAGCAATAAGAGCTATAGGAGCCATAATAACCATTACAGTATAATAGCCTGCGCCAAGTGCGGCTATCAATACAGAAATAAAGAAAATAGCAATGGGGAACACCAGTGGAGCTGAACGGAAGCGATACAAAAGATTCCCCGCAAGCGTTCCCAATGTTCCATTTACGATAGCAAAACTAAAGAACAGTGAAATAGCCAAAATGACAAAGAAAATTGACATCGGCCACAATGCAATAACTTTTGAAGGAGATATCTTTAATATAAAACATCCGATTATGTAAGCAAAAGAAATGGCTAGCAATCCGATATTGATCTTTGCTTTACGTCCAATTACAATTGACAATACTAAAGCTATACCTATAATTAAGCTAATCATTGATTACACCCACTTTCACTGCAACTATACATTTAAAGATTTCTATTTTGTACATAATACCACTCCTAATTAAAAATATATTTGTTTTAATTTGTATCATACTTGTACTACATTGGTATTTTTTTCTGTTAAAATGTTTTTATGAGACATATATTTCACTCCTGTTGTTAAAATTGTTGTAGTAAGTAATTTATACAACAAAAGTGAGGTTTGTCTCTATTTTTCTTATAATTTTTTCAATTGTAAATATATGTTATCAAATTTTCTCAACTATAGAAATATAATTAAACCTATTTTTATATAAAAGTATTGCTAATAAATCGGTTACTGTTAATGTTTACATTATTCTTAAAAAAAATTCAATATGGTCCAGTATAATACTTTTTCAATCAGATTGGATCTAAAATCCAACCTGATTTTTACATATTATAAATATATACTTAGGCTAAATTATTTTACCTGTTTGATAACATCGATAATAGTACCATCTCTGTATTCAACTACACCAACAATCTTGTCACCATATTCAATTGCCTTAGGTTTTCCTGTAATTTCTTCTGCCTTTTCTCTTAACTCTTCTATAGTACATACTGGAAGCTTTGCTTTCTTAAATTTTTCAAGTAAATCTTTTCTAAGAGGATTTACTGCTATTCCCCTGTCTGTAACTACTACATCTACTGTTTCTCCTGGAGTTATTACAGTATTTACTTTCTTCACAACAGTAGGTATTCTACCTCTAATAAGCGGACAAACTATCATAGAAAGTTTTGCTCCTGCTGCAGTATCACAGTGTCCTCCTGATGCTCCCCTAATTACTCCATCTGAACCTGTAATTACATTGACATTGAAGTCTGTATCTACTTCCAGTGCACTTAATATAACTATATCCAATTTATTAGAAATACATCCATTATTATGTGGATTAGCATATAGGGATGAACTTATTTCATAATGATCTGGGTTTTCTCCTATGGATTTTGCTGCTATTAAGTCAAAGCTCTGTACATCACAGATTTTTGAAATAAGACCCTCTTTTTGCATTTCTACAAACTGGCCTGTAATTCCACCTAATGCAAAACTAGCTTTAATATCTTTTTCAATCATCTTTTCCCTTAAAAATCTTGCTACTGCAAGGGATGCTCCACCGGAACCACTCTGGATTGAAAATCCTGGTACAAAATATCCTGAAGCTTCAATTGCTTCTGCTGCATACTGTGCAATCAAAAGTTCTCTTGGGTTCTTTGTATATCTTGTTGCACCGGATGCTATTCCCTTAGGATCTCCAATTGCATCTACCTTAACTACATAATCTACATTGTTTTGTTCTATACTTGCAGGTACATTTGGATATGGTACCAAATTGTCTGTAATAAGTACTACTTTATCTGCATATTCTGCGTCTATTTTAGCGTATCCTAGTGAACCACAAAAGGATTTTCCTGTATATCCATTGGCATTTCCATAGTCGTCACAGCTAGGTGCACCTAAAAATGCCACGTCTATTTTTAAATCTCCTGCTTCTATAGCTCTCGCTCTTCCACCATGGGAACGTATTATAATAGGTGTATCTAAAATTCCATTTGATATAGCTTCTGCAAGTGGTCCTCTAACACCACTAGTTATGATTTTAGTAACAACACCATTTTTTATGTGTTCAATTACTGGTTCATGGACACTGCTTAAAGAACTTGGTGCTAAAGTTAAGTTTTTTATTCCCATTTCGGCTATGACGTCCAGCACCATGTTTAATATGTAATCTCCTGCTCTAAAGTGGTGGTGAAATGATATTGTCATACCATCCTTTAATCCTGTCTTTATTACAGCTTCTTTTATACTCTCAAGTAATTTACTTTCTCCAGGTTTTATACTGGATATTTTTCTTGCAAATTTTTTCTTTGTTGGTTTGAAATCAAATGGTCCCCCATAAGGTACCAGCTTTCCAATTCCTTCTATGTAATCCGGTATTTCTCTTCCTATTTTATTCTTAGTCAATGTCTTCTCCTCCTTCACTTACGCATATACCTGAAGCTTCTGCTAACATCAAAGCTCTTTGTGCACGTTCTATAATAGGTTTATCTACCATTTTTCCATTTAGTGAAACTACTCCAGATCCTTTTTCTGCAGCATCTTTTGCAGCTCTTATAACACGAACGGATTTATCTATTTCTTTTTGTGAAGGTGTATATATCTTATGGACAGGAGCAATTTGTCTTGGGTTTATTACGGACTTTCCGTCAAATCCTAACTGCTTTATAATCTTTACTTCATTTATAAATCCTTCTTCATTGTTTACATCAGAAAATACTGTGTCAAAGGCATATATTCCTGCTGCTCTGGCAGCTAATAATACATGGCTTCTTCCTGCAAGAAGTTCTATTCCATCTAAAGAACGGGTTGTCTTTAAATTAGTAACATAGTCTTCTGCCCCTATTGCTATTCCCATAAGTCTCTTGCTTGCTGTAGCTATTTCATAGGCATTCATAACTCCTATAGCACTTTCAACAGCTGCCATAATTTTTGTCTTTCCAACAGGTATTCCTGATTGTTTTTCAATTCTTTCTATTTCCTTTTCTACATCTATAACATCTTGTGCACATTCTGTCTTTGGAAGTCTTATAACATCAGGTTGTGCCCTTACTATTGCCTCTAAATCTTCCATTCCAAAAGGTGTATCAAGTCCATTTATTCTTACTACTGTTTCTGTGCCTTCATAATCTATGGATTTTAGTGCATTGTATACTAAGAATCTAGCTGTATCCTTTTCATTTAGGGATACTGAATCTTCTAAATCAAACATTAGAGAATCTGCTCCATATATATGTGCATCCTTAACCATTCCTGGATTGTTTCCCGGTACATACATCATTGTTCTTCTTAACTTGTACATTACTTTTCCACCTCCCAGTTGAATTTTGTTTCTTCTGCTGCCCTCATAACTGCAGCTTGTACCCTTGCTTTTATAACACAATCTAAGGCTCCTTTGTCATTGGCACCTACAATGGCACTTTTTACATCTAGTTCTTCTAAAGTGTCCATTATAACTTTTTTTATCTTGTCTCCAAATTGTTTTTCCACGGAACTTTTTAATTTTATAGCCACCTCATTCTCCGGATTAGGCTGTACTGATATTGTAATATCGCTGGACTCAAATGTTCCTGCTATAGCAGCTTTTTTTATTTCCATAAGTGAACCTCCTATATTAAATCTCTTTTATTTTGAATTTTATTAATTATTGGTATTGCCTCTTTTGAACACAAAAATCTGTAGGTAGTGTCCGGTACTAGATCTTTTACCTGTGAAAGTTTCTTCTCTTTTATGAGATTTCTTACCTTTGATGCACTAATAGCTTCTTCATTTGTACTAAACCTTGGAATTTCCATAATTTCTACGCCAGAATGGGGAAGCATTTCTTTCATCACATTATTGTAAGTTCTAGTAACATCACAAAAGGGCTCCTTTCCTACATATCTTCTAGTAATACCTAACGCAGGTACTATGTATTTAGTGAAGATTTCTATATCCAGCAACGATTGCAGCCTGGCTACCTCATTCTGCTTTTTTATAAAATAGGATGGAAAAGTTGCACTTGATATTACATAATCTTCACCTTTATGAAATACTACATTGTTTAAATGCTGTACTCCCTTTCTTGCTAGTTCATACCTTATACCAGATGGAAAAACTGATTTGTTCTCCCATACTATAAATACATGAACTACATCGCTTTCTCTAGAAGCCTTTTCAATCAAGTACTTATGACCTAAGGTAAAAGGATTGCAGTTCATGACAAGAGCTGAAACTACTCTTCCATCTAACTTCTTCTTTTTTAACTTTTCTATAAACTTATATATACCTAAAGGATCATTTTCCAGCAAAAGAACTTTGTCCATAACCTTGGCCACTTTATAAAATCCCATATCACTGAACATTTTATAGTTCTTAGGCTTTGTGTAAATAAAAAGGTGGCTGTTTCCACGTCTGTATTCTTCTGCTACCAGTTCAGATATTATTTTGTTCGAGATTCCCATGTTCCTACAGCTGTCATCTACAGCTATACATTTTAAAATTCTATCTTCAAAGGAACCTGTAGCAATTATTTTATCTTCTTCATATATTGCTATTGTGTATTCTACATTTTTATCAAATCTTAATCCCTGTTTTAAAAGGAATTGTTCTACTTCCTGCAGTCTTCTAAAATCTCTTTTATCTATTATTTCTTCTTGTAAACTAAGGTATTCCACTTCAGCCACCTCCCACACTAAGCCAACAACAAATACATCCTTATGCTGTAAATTTATTATTTTTTTGTGCTACATCCATAACTGCTTTGGAAACTGCATCACAAACATTTCTATTAAATACACTTGGTATTATATATTCTTCATTCAATTCATCTTTCTTTACTAAATTTGCAAGTCCTTTAGCTGCTGCAATTTTCATTTCATCACATATTTCCTTAGCTCTTACACTTAAAGCTCCCTTAAAAATTCCCGGGAAAACTAAAACATTGTTTATTTGATTTGGAAAATCTGACCTTCCTGTTGCTATAACTTTAGCTCCTGCTTTTTTTGCTTCCTCAGGCATTATTTCAGGTGTTGGGTTGGCTAATGCAAAAATTATACTATCTTTGTTCATACCTTCTACCATTTCACCAGTTACTACATTTCCAGCAGAAACACCTATAAAAACATCTGCATTCTTCATTGCATCTTTTAATGTTCCCTTTGCTAAGCCTCTATTTGTTACCTTTGCTATTTGTTTCTGAGGTTCGTTTAAGCAATTATCTCCTTCGTAAACTATACCGTTTATGTCACAAAGTACTATGTTTTTTACTCCTGCTGAAATCAAAAGCTTAGCTGTTGCAATACCTGAAGCACCAGCACCGTTTATAACAACTTTTATATCACTAATATCTTTATTTACTATTTTCAAAGCATTGTACAGGCCTGCTAACACTGCAATAGCAGTACCATGCTGGTCATCATGATATATTGGTATATCTAATTCTTCTTTTAACTTATCTTCAATATAGAAACATTCAGGTGCTTTTATATCTTCAAGATGTATTCCTCCAAATCCCGGTGCAATGTTTTTAATAGTATTTACTATATCATCAGGATCTGTAGAATCTACACATATTGGTATTGCATTTACATTTGCAAATCTTTTAAGTAACAATGCTTTTCCTTCAACTACAGGAAGTCCTGCTGCTGGTCCTATATTTCCAAGTCCTAGTACTGCAGTTCCATTTGTAACTACAGCTACTGTCTTTCCCTTTATTGTATACTCATATGCCTTTTCTTCATCCTTGGCAATTTCCAGACATGGACCTGCTACACCTGGTGTATAAGCTACTGCCAAATCATCACCGTTTCTCAATGGCATTGTTCCAACGATTTCTATAGTACCGTGTTTTTCTCTATGTAATTTTAAGGATTTTTCTTTTACATTCATAACCATACTTTTTTAGTTAGGCTCAAGAATAAACCTAACCATGCCTCCTTTTTATATTAAACTTATAATAAATGCTAAATTAAATTATTTATAACAATATCCCTTATGGTTTTTAATTTAATCTCTTTCTTAATTCATTAATATAATAGCAAACTTATTTAGTTTTGTCAAAACATTTGTAATAAAACTAAACATTTATTTAAATAAATTCTTGCATTTTTCTTCTTATAATCGTATTCAAGCTTTAAAATAGTCCTATATTCTTATTTTTAGAAATATTTCTTTCAACAAATGTTAAGTATATTAACATTTATAAATATGTGTCTTAACATTAAATTTCAGTATGGAAGTAATAAAATTACTCCTATTTTTATAAAAAATTTATATAAAAATAAATAAGGTAGCTACATAAAATATAAGCTTATGCAGCTACCTTATCACTTACTTCTATAAACTTTTCATATATTCTTCTACTAAATATAAAAACACAGTTACTCCTAATAAATCTGCGCTTCCTCCTGGGCTTACGTTTTTCTCTATGAACCCATTACAGAGATCATTTATTTTTTTTCTTCCTTCACTAGTCCTCATTCCTCCAGCTGAAAGTACTTTCCTAGCTTTTTCTTTAACTTCCTCTAAAACTTCAGGCGAATGCCTGTATATTATAGTTGAATCATCACAAATTTGCATTATTCCAATAAGAGTATGTACCAATCTGTCATTAGTATTTAAATCCGCATTTTCCTTATAAAAGTCCAGGGAAAAATCAAAAACTGTAGGTAATCCCCTCTCTACTTCTCCCCGTACACCTTCTGTCCTATATTTAATAAATAATCTTTCACCATGACTTAAATCTTTTTTATCTTTTAAAGTAAAAAGTTCCTTTGAAACTATGCCCTTTGTCATTTGCTTTATAATACTTCTAATTTCGCTAAATCTCTTTCCCTCATAAATGACCTTTCCTACAGCTGCGCAGGTAACACCCATCAAAAATAGCATTCCCTTATGGGTATTAACTCCCTTTGTCTTAATAAACATATCTTTTTCTGCTTCTATTCCTAAATTTCTAATACTATTAAATAGTTCTTTATAGGATTTATCTGAAAATCCTTCTTGAACAAACATAGTCATATATCTACTTAAAACAGAAGTACTGTCTATAAAAGTAAAAAAGTCCATATCCTTATGAGCACCACAGGATACAGGTGACACCAGGCCAGGACTGGGATAACAAGAAACTTCATAAATCATAGCTTGTACTGCGAAACCTCCAATTATCATAGAAATTTCGTTTATCTGAAACATCTTCTCATTTTTCATATTGTTTTCTCCATATATTATTTTTATTCTATAAAATACGACACATATTTTATCATAGTTACAGGCAAAATGCTATAGAAGATAACTTATATAGAGTTTCTAGATTGAAAGTTAACTTATACAATATCATATAATGACAAATTTCACCACAATAAAAACTTTTGACAAGTCTAAAGCTCGGTATTTTGAAAATCTAAGGATCTTAGCTAAACTCGTGTCTCAGACATATCAAAGCTCCTAAGATTTTCTAAAATACCTCGCTAAGACTTATGGAAAAGTTTTTAAATGTGCTTTCAATTTTGTCATTATATTTTATGTATAAGTTTAAATTTCAATCAGAAACTCTTGTATAGATAGTTAACTCTACAATTAAACTTTACGATCTATATATATGTATTCTAACTTAAAAATCAACTTATACGCAGACATATTTTTACAATAATGAAGTTCTTTTAAATATTTTGTATATAAGTCTTAAGAAAAAATTCGTAAAAACTTAGAACTTTTGAATTGTCTGAGGTACGAGTTTTCAAAAGTTCTTAGTTTTTTTAGAATTTTTTACTTAGACTTATCAAAATATTTAACGAACTGAAGGTTGTAAAAAATATTCGGAGTATAAGTTGATTTTTTGTTTAGAAAATCTCCTTTTATTTATTGCTATCCAGAATATTTACATAAAGATCTTCTGGTTTTATATCTTTCTTTAGAAGACCTTGTTTTTTTAACCAATCTATATTGTTCTGCCAAACACTTTTATCCTGACTCAAAAAAGGCTCACCATTTGACTCCATCTTAGGAAGAAGTATATTC contains:
- the citD gene encoding citrate lyase acyl carrier protein; translated protein: MEIKKAAIAGTFESSDITISVQPNPENEVAIKLKSSVEKQFGDKIKKVIMDTLEELDVKSAIVGANDKGALDCVIKARVQAAVMRAAEETKFNWEVEK
- the citG gene encoding triphosphoribosyl-dephospho-CoA synthase CitG — translated: MKNEKMFQINEISMIIGGFAVQAMIYEVSCYPSPGLVSPVSCGAHKDMDFFTFIDSTSVLSRYMTMFVQEGFSDKSYKELFNSIRNLGIEAEKDMFIKTKGVNTHKGMLFLMGVTCAAVGKVIYEGKRFSEIRSIIKQMTKGIVSKELFTLKDKKDLSHGERLFIKYRTEGVRGEVERGLPTVFDFSLDFYKENADLNTNDRLVHTLIGIMQICDDSTIIYRHSPEVLEEVKEKARKVLSAGGMRTSEGRKKINDLCNGFIEKNVSPGGSADLLGVTVFLYLVEEYMKSL
- the citC gene encoding [citrate (pro-3S)-lyase] ligase gives rise to the protein MEYLSLQEEIIDKRDFRRLQEVEQFLLKQGLRFDKNVEYTIAIYEEDKIIATGSFEDRILKCIAVDDSCRNMGISNKIISELVAEEYRRGNSHLFIYTKPKNYKMFSDMGFYKVAKVMDKVLLLENDPLGIYKFIEKLKKKKLDGRVVSALVMNCNPFTLGHKYLIEKASRESDVVHVFIVWENKSVFPSGIRYELARKGVQHLNNVVFHKGEDYVISSATFPSYFIKKQNEVARLQSLLDIEIFTKYIVPALGITRRYVGKEPFCDVTRTYNNVMKEMLPHSGVEIMEIPRFSTNEEAISASKVRNLIKEKKLSQVKDLVPDTTYRFLCSKEAIPIINKIQNKRDLI
- a CDS encoding NAD(P)-dependent malic enzyme, translating into MVMNVKEKSLKLHREKHGTIEIVGTMPLRNGDDLAVAYTPGVAGPCLEIAKDEEKAYEYTIKGKTVAVVTNGTAVLGLGNIGPAAGLPVVEGKALLLKRFANVNAIPICVDSTDPDDIVNTIKNIAPGFGGIHLEDIKAPECFYIEDKLKEELDIPIYHDDQHGTAIAVLAGLYNALKIVNKDISDIKVVINGAGASGIATAKLLISAGVKNIVLCDINGIVYEGDNCLNEPQKQIAKVTNRGLAKGTLKDAMKNADVFIGVSAGNVVTGEMVEGMNKDSIIFALANPTPEIMPEEAKKAGAKVIATGRSDFPNQINNVLVFPGIFKGALSVRAKEICDEMKIAAAKGLANLVKKDELNEEYIIPSVFNRNVCDAVSKAVMDVAQKNNKFTA